Proteins from a single region of Hordeum vulgare subsp. vulgare chromosome 6H, MorexV3_pseudomolecules_assembly, whole genome shotgun sequence:
- the LOC123406185 gene encoding uncharacterized protein LOC123406185 isoform X1, translated as MRRIRRLDVDAPRGPGLHRSARFQSGGMGNSRPGGAPPTSSGSVARGNTEAVSEAPRLRPHGAPAASGSGSPGRSTPLPGDRERGSTGGNVMTPSYDRQQNRAAEEARLGASSLVKKTSVPNSLSRGSEGISGSRMGAEEQVMGEHASNGDAGSSSKKRPRRMDARSYIKRFKTGVRVGAPDVVVAYPDRMGKENTSSGHVTDSNTAILCEGGTLIEKSKGHSSHAACKVSKSPISGLHETSDTRVDQCSTPLSEVQPHKPTDVQNVAAESSLPAKDRDPHTGPARQNILPSFQSVPISTIHHEEIKSTLGDAEPISVQKENSAPGHLQVARSDGTDGNPNICVACGLGSPGTFRSCDGKGCKSRYHMSCLDQYLSLGNWFCTSCTKKRLQFGLHHIVDGIESVWDVKEAEGMQTSKQYFVKYKNLAHVHNRWVPEGIISVMPGGPDLLSLFNKRNHTEKTIRKEWTKPHRLLSKRLLVPPRLAEDFFRSDDFFCSSGVSYCTLEWLVKWRGLGYDHATWELETLSCLCTPEADKLKENYENRREDAKQSSIPPKTKIKQSSFQKLESLPDGCHPDFDNDHLYSINHVREYWHKSRGAVLVDDKEYVIKTVLFTMSVLPDVSQPFLILTTPDSLSLWEVQFNKLAPFVNVVVYDGGKDELKLIRDLEFYESGSRSMLQVLLSHPDAILEDIEPIAHIGWEAVIVDYYQKSALQYLEQLKQFPTDFRMLLVSSPVKDNLAEYVKLLAFLNSVEQENENYVDTAETLKMLEGTFKSHIAYERQSDSSKILEYWVPAYVSQLQLQMYCSILLSSSSVLQSQMTSDKALYDIIISLSKCCDDPYPVDEFLRNPPVNNHDHTDPIVTRVQACGKLLLLQKMLEAIRNKRLRVIILFQPGVAGDILEAVVRHNFGPESYERVEFRGSLSKKAVALNKFNDKTKGRFVFLIEASACLPSIELSSVDAVIIYNSDWNPLNDQKAIQRIKIESQFRYPSIFRLYTPFTMEEKCLVLAKQGMLIDTKDIIHSISHSLISWGASCLFTRLDELKHGNCASKSSERVNFMDKVISEFLTKLATNVVGSTEVNCTFISEANMSGKFYSRNITLVGEKEEMRALDGDPSKFWLNLLDGKSPSWSYISEPPQSSHEILQNMEEPAKVPAEDANESRRKRRKVGKITGPSKRTRTPKYLHVQLKKELSKLIKALQLPDDVRAMVEQLFEYFLKNHLVATEPVGMLHAFIIALCLRAASVLKYKINCGESIALAGKSLNCECNEELAEFIYKGLRFPEEKNPNREIETRINSQPVSVVDTQISCEETSTNLRNNHMLQNEEMDHGNLTSGGPQEASSGAERMISEEQEPVQETHTECHLSNDELPTKIVEKRTELVDNDDGPQEASSGAERMISEGQEPVQETHTECHLSNDELPTKIVEKRTELVDNDDGNFANGALQEVSSNAEHMISEVQEPVQESHGECHLSNDEPPNMIVEESKELVDNNHINFTNGAPQVVSSGAEHMILEEQEPIQDLSNDDLSNMITEKRMKLIDNVFSLRENNILCKQQLEISGLDTYTQNEVMRLKEVCKLILEHIRRSHIDEMTRSDIIFWFTMLMYAFLEHMRLQHNKLNTLQSRTWSVERHMKENLHQVAKSDQLDLDFGRHIALPDSNFVMEEFIHFKEQNKGAISTQVMENEPVATSVDSGEGPASEAVDLPENSIRCSSDDMGVQRAGCSSSTIPANDDLIGQESSTGECRNTEHAEADNIANPSMLLEGSDSLVRGLNANNDDTVDTDQVHLESPSLASSQILRNPDDRSQTGCQPDRATDLSQGGTATSCHSGEVRMQTNAKNDGNVAGDPMLSESPTYTAHSPATLPVSAELGTQICQSSMHVEQSVSVPTQQSLATCQSSIYQVCLLNKACDLQPEVQQSTSMQDQPAEERACILGATAAQASQPEVQPSISAAQDQPAEAERAGTLGAISTQVLQPEMQSSTSMQGVQFVSGMPVLQNPSIHQSAGVELSGMATPHATQPPASMPAEQSMRLPAQQSLVTLRHPSAEAEPAGILATEAACDLQPEVRLSTSMQDQPAEGACMLDTTAARGSQPEVQPSTPMQDQPAETERAGTLGAISAQVLQPEMQSSTSTQGVPFVSGMPVLQSPSVHQSAEVELSGMVTPHAIQPPASMPAEQITCLPAQQSLVTLLHPPAEAEAEPAGILATEAACNLQSEVRLSTSMQDQPAEGACMLDTTAARGSQPEVQPPTSTQCHPSERTHVSGMPVLQSHTVHQCIEPSLDSHAGAESTDMLGAVTAPDLQLEIQPSASIHDRPAGAEGAGTLGSTAAQDLQPERQLSTTVQHIPLEIGHEQPTQLPPIPALVFHNPILSDEPLKNELEKIIHWTTLLDKGHEDKRSQLQTERNQEIEKINRKYDSLLQNEDSAHRQKRIQLDVIYQKVYVSKSLAENFRRQFTPSVASPGRSTGHIMDQLPESSSASQGPASLPVIPSPTVRAQVHNSAGPYVRPSPVASRPVQSQSTMPGNLSGAAPSPFVPVPLLHASNGPGGSQSRAIQPQPVPPSILVRTMAPAILMPGPQGSHGRPAGAVQLRAASPHLQHRMRPPHGIIHMDYQQQQQLPVIPGVPARGQFVPVSTESLRPAFTQPGAAVLASMTTPAGPAHQPTLPSASGSGPATPAYIVPPGWHPEAVWTPNPVLTLAQLQQQASYLNRAMGGSGTSAGPAAPGGQQHAGGAHIPAVLNLPGLEALPPPSNNPYMPARFGLEPGSGGGGNAAGTEVVCLSDDEA; from the exons ATGCGCAGGATAAGGCGTCTCGACGTCGATGCTCCTCGTGGACCGGGACTCCACCGTAGTGCACG GTTCCAGAGCGGCGGGATGGGGAACAGCCGGCCGGGAGGAGCGCCGCCGACCAGCAGCGGGAGCGTGGCGAGGGGCAACACGGAGGCCGTGTCGGAGGCTCCCCGCTTGCGGCCGCATGGAGCCCCGGCCGCATCGGGTTCGGGGAGCCCAGGTCGGAGCACGCCCCTTCCTGGTGATCGGGAGAGGGGTTCCACTGGGGGAAATGTGATGACACCGTCTTATGACAGGCAGCAGAACAGAGCGGCGGAGGAAGCGCGGCTCGGAGCGTCGAGCTTGGTTAAGAAGACCAGTGTGCCCAATTCTCTGTCAAGAGGTTCAGAAGGAATCTCTGGCTCTAGGATGGGTGCAGAGGAGCAAGTGATGGGTGAGCATGCCAGCAACGGGGATGCCGGCTCTTCCTCCAAGAAGCGGCCAAGAAGAATGGATGCAAGAAGCTACATCAAGAGATTCAAGACGGGCGTAAGAGTGGGTGCCCCAG ATGTAGTTGTTGCTTACCCTGACAGGATGGGCAAGGAGAACACTTCAAGCGGGCATGTGACAGACAGCAACACTGCTATTCTGTGTGAAGGTGGCACGTTGATTGAAAAAAGCAAGGGGCATTCAAGCCATGCTGCCTGTAAAGTTTCCAAAAGTCCTATTTCTGGTTTACATGAAACTTCAGACACAAGAGTTGACCAATGTTCTACACCGCTTTCAGAG GTACAGCCACATAAACCTACCGACGTGCAAAATGTAGCTGCTGAAAGCAGTCTTCCAGCAAAGGATAGAGATCCACACACTGGCCCTGCAAG GCAAAACATTCTACCATCATTTCAAAGTGTGCCAATATCTACTATTCATCACGAAGAGATTAAGAGCACACTTGGAGATGCTGAACCTATTAGCGTTCAAAAAGAAAATTCAGCTCCAGGACATCTCCAGGTGGCCCGATCTGATGGAACAGATGGTAACCCCAACATATGTGTTGCTTGTGGTCTTGGATCCCCAGGAACTTTTAG GTCCTGTGATGGAAAAGGTTGCAAAAGTAGGTACCACATGTCTTGTCTGGATCAATATTTGTCGCTTGGAAATTGGTTCTGTACCAGCTGTACGAAAAAGAGGTTGCAGTTTGGCTTACATCATATTGTTGATGGAATAGAGTCTGTGTGGGATGTCAAGGAGGCTGAGG GAATGCAAACTAGCAAGCAGTATTTTGTCAAGTATAAGAATCTGGCGCATGTTCATAACCGTTGGGTTCCAGAAGGTATTATTAGTGTCATGCCTGGAGGTCCTGATCTTCTTTCCTTGTTTAACAAGAGGAATCATACTGAAAAG ACAATTCGGAAGGAGTGGACTAAGCCGCATCGCCTGTTGAGTAAGAGGCTACTTGTGCCCCCAAGATTGGCTGAGGATTTCTTCCGCTCGGATGATTTCTTTTGCTCATCTGGTGTCTCATATTGTACTCTTGAATGGCTAGTGAAATGGAGGGGTCTTGGCTATGATCATGCAACATGGGAACTAGAGACTTTATCCTGTTTATGTACGCCAGAAGCTGACAAACTTAAAGAGAACTACGAGAACCGCCGTGAAGATGCAAAACAATCATCTATTCCCCCCAAAACAAAG ATTAAGCAAAGCTCATTCCAGAAACTTGAGAGCTTGCCAGATGGGTGCCATCCTGATTTTGACAATGATCACTTGTATTCAATCAATCACGTTCGAGAGTACTGGCACAAATCTCGTGGTGCTGTTCTTGTTGATGATAAG GAGTATGTAATAAAGACCGTGCTATTCACAATGTCTGTATTACCTGACGTCAGCCAACCTTTTCTAATTCTCACAACTCCTGATTCTCTGTCCTTATGGGAGGTTCAGTTCAATAAGTTGGCACCATTTGTCAATGTCGTTGTGTATGACGGGGGGAAAGATGAGCTCAAATTAATTCGAGATTTGGAATTCTATGAGAGTGGAAGCCGCAGTATGTTACAGGTTCTCTTATCCCATCCTGATGCTATCCTAGAG GATATTGAACCTATAGCACACATTGGTTGGGAAGCAGTCATAGTTGATTATTATCAAAAGTCAGCTTTACAATACCTCGAACAACTGAAGCAATTTCCCACTGATTTCAGAATGTTGCTTGTGAGCTCCCCAGTTAAG GATAATCTTGCCGAGTATGTGAAACTTCTAGCATTCCTTAATTCTGTAGAGCAAGAAAATGAGAATTACGTTGATACTGCTGAGACCCTTAAGATGCTGGAAGGAACCTTCAAAAGTCATATTGCATATGAGCGTCAATCAGATTCTTCAAAAATATTGGAGTACTGGGTTCCTGCTTATGTTTCACAACTGCAGCTACAGATGTATTGTTCCATATTGCTTTCAAGCTCATCGGTTCTCCAGTCGCAGATGACAAGTGATAAAGCTCTTTATGACATTATTATCTCTCTCTCAAAG TGCTGTGATGACCCTTACCCTGTTGATGAATTCCTGCGGAATCCTCCTGTCAACAATCATGATCACACTGATCCTATAGTTACGAGAGTGCAAGCATGTGGCAAGCTACTGCTTCTTCAAAAAATGCTTGAAGCGATAAGGAACAAGAGGCTAAGAGTCATTATTCTTTTTCAA CCTGGTGTAGCAGGTGATATATTGGAAGCTGTTGTGCGTCACAATTTTGGCCCGGAGTCATATGAGCGTGTTGAATTTCGTGGATCATTGTCAAAGAAAGCAGTGGCACTTAATAAGTTCAATGACAAGACTAAGGGGAGATTTGTTTTTCTGATTGAAGCAAGTGCATGCCTCCCAAGTATTGAGCTGTCATCTGTCGATGCCGTTATCATATATAATAGTGACTGGAACCCACTAAATGATCAAAAGGCTATTCAAAGAATCAAAATAGAGTCACAATTTAGGTATCCAAGCATTTTTCGCTTATACACTCCTTTCACAATGGAGGAGAAGTGTCTTGTGCTTGCAAAACAGGGCATGCTAATTGATACGAAGGATATAATACACAGCATAAGCCATTCCTTGATCAGTTGGGGTGCATCATGTCTCTTCACTAGACTTGATGAGCTTAAGCATGGCAACTGTGCAAGTAAAAGCTCTGAAAGGGTCAACTTTATGGATAAAGTAATTTCAGAGTTCTTGACAAAATTAGCCACAAATGTTGTAGGCAGCACCGAAGTTAACTGCACATTCATATCGGAAGCTAACATGAGTGGTAAATTTTACTCAAGAAACATTACTCTAGTAGGTGAAAAAGAGGAAATGCGTGCATTGGATGGAGACCCATCTAAGTTCTGGTTAAATTTACTGGATGGAAAATCACCCTCTTGGAGCTATATATCTGAGCCACCACAATCAAGCCATGAAATCTTACAAAACATGGAAGAACCAGCCAAAGTTCCTGCTGAAGATGCCAATGAAAGCAGAAGGAAGCGTAGAAAGGTTGGCAAAATCACAGGTCCATCAAAACGGACGCGCACACCCAAGTATCTTCACGTCCAACTTAAGAAAGAGCTGTCAAAACTAATTAAGGCCCTACAATTGCCG GATGATGTAAGAGCTATGGTTGAACAGTtgtttgaatattttttgaagaATCATCTAGTTGCTACAGAGCCAGTGGGCATGCTGCACGCATTCATCATAGCCTTG TGTTTGCGTGCTGCTTCTGTTCTGAAGTATAAGATTAATTGTGGAGAGTCAATTGCCCTTGCTGGAAAAAGCTTGAACTGTGAGTGCAATGAAGAGCTTGCAGAATTCATCTATAAAGGATTAAGGTTCCCAGAAGAAAAAAATCCAAATAGAGAAATTGAAACTAGGATCAATAGTCAACCAGTGTCAGTAGTGGACACCCAAATCTCATGTGAGGAGACCTCTACCAACTTGAGAAACAACCATATGCTCCAAAATGAGGAAATGGATCATGGTAATTTGACGAGTGGTGGACCACAAGAGGCCTCATCTGGTGCTGAGCGTATGATCTCAGAGGAGCAGGAACCTGTTCAAGAAACTCACACAGAATGTCATTTGTCAAATGATGAGCTTCCTACCAAGATTGTGGAGAAAAGAACAGAGTTAGTTGACAATGATGATGGACCACAAGAGGCCTCATCTGGTGCTGAGCGTATGATCTCAGAGGGGCAGGAACCTGTTCAAGAAACTCACACGGAATGTCATTTGTCAAATGATGAGCTTCCTACCAAGATTGTGGAGAAAAGAACAGAGTTAGTTGACAATGATGATGGCAATTTCGCAAATGGTGCACTACAAGAGGTCTCATCTAATGCTGAGCATATGATCTCAGAGGTGCAGGAACCTGTTCAAGAAAGTCACGGAGAATGCCATTTGTCAAATGATGAGCCTCCTAACATGATTGTGGAGGAAAGCAAAGAGTTAGTTGACAACAATCATATCAATTTCacaaatggcgcaccacaagtggtCTCATCTGGTGCTGAGCATATGATCTTAGAGGAGCAGGAACCCATTCAAGATTTGTCAAATGATGACCTTTCTAACATGATCACGGAGAAAAGAATGAAGTTAATTGACAATGTTTTCTCCTTGAGAGAAAACAATATCCTCTGTAAACAACAGCTTGAGATATCTGGTTTAGACACCTACACACAGAACGAAGTTATGAGACTGAAAGAAGTATGCAAGTTAATTCTGGAACATATTCGTAGAAGTCACATTGATGAAATGACCAGGAGTGACATAATATTCTGGTTCACTATGCTTATGTATGCATTTTTAGAGCACATGAGGCTTCAGCATAACAAACTCAACACACTGCAATCTCGTACATGGTCCGTAGAgcgacatatgaaggagaatctcCACCAGGTAGCAAAATCAGACCAATTAGATCTAGACTTTGGCCGGCATATTGCTCTACCAGATTCGAACTTTGTTATGGAAGAATTCATCCATTTTAAGGAGCAGAACAAGGGGGCCATCTCTACTCAGGTAATGGAAAATGAGCCAGTTGCAACTTCTGTGGACTCCGGTGAAGGACCAGCATCAGAAGCTGTTGATTTACCAGAAAACAGCATCCGGTGTAGTTCTGATGACATGGGTGTACAAAGAGCTGGTTGTTCATCAAGTACTATTCCTGCAAATGATGATTTGATTGGTCAG GAATCTTCAACTGGTGAGTGTAGAAATACTGAACATGCTGAGGCAGACAATATTGCTAATCCAAGTATGTTGCTGGAAGGATCAGATTCTCTGGTTAGAGGACTTAATGCAAACAATGATGACACTGTTGACACAGATCAAGTCCACTTGGAGTCACCAAGTTTGGCTTCATCACAAATCCTCAGAAATCCCGATGACAGGAGCCAAACAGGTTGTCAACCCGATAGAGCAACTGATCTGTCGCAGGGAGGCACAGCAACTTCTTGCCATTCAGGTGAGGTCAGAATGCAAACAAATGCAAAAAATGATGGCAATGTTGCTGGAGATCCAATGCTTTCCGAATCTCCAACTTATACTGCACACAGCCCGGCTACCTTACCAGTGTCTGCTGAACTTGGAACTCAGATTTGCCAATCAAGTATGCATGTGGAACAAAGTGTAAGTGTACCCACTCAACAAAGTTTAGCAACTTGCCAATCAAGTATCTATCAAGTATGTCTCCTGAACAAAGCTTGCGATTTGCAGCCTGAAGTGCAACAGTCAACCTCAATGCAAGATCAACCTGCAGAAGAACGAGCATGTATCTTGGGTGCCACAGCCGCTCAAGCTTCGCAGCCTGAAGTGCAGCCATCAATCTCAGCAGCGCAGGATCAGCCAGCAGAGGCAGAGCGAGCAGGTACCTTGGGTGCCATATCAACTCAGGTTTTGCAGCCTGAAATGCAATCATCAACCTCAATGCAGGGTGTTCAATTTGTGTCTGGTATGCCTGTGCTACAAAATCCGTCTATCCATCAAAGTGCAGGAGTAGAGTTATCAGGGATGGCGACACCTCATGCTACACAACCGCCAGCCTCAATGCCTGCGGAACAGAGTATGAGACTGCCTGCCCAACAAAGCTTAGTAACTTTGCGCCATCCATCAGCAGAAGCAGAACCGGCAGGTATTCTGGCTACAGAGGCAGCTTGCGATTTGCAGCCTGAAGTGCGGCTGTCAACCTCAATGCAGGATCAACCTGCAGAAGGAGCATGTATGTTGGATACCACAGCTGCTCGAGGTTCGCAGCCTGAAGTGCAACCATCAACTCCAATGCAGGATCAGCCAGCAGAGACAGAGCGAGCAGGTACATTGGGTGCCATATCAGCTCAGGTCTTGCAGCCTGAAATGCAATCATCAACCTCAACGCAAGGCGTTCCATTTGTGTCTGGTATGCCTGTGCTACAAAGTCCGTCTGTCCATCAAAGTGCAGAAGTAGAATTATCGGGGATGGTGACACCTCATGCTATACAACCGCCAGCCTCAATGCCTGCGGAACAGATTACGTGTCTGCCTGCCCAACAAAGCTTAGTAACTTTGCTCCATCCACcagcagaagcagaagcagaaccAGCAGGTATTCTGGCCACAGAGGCAGCTTGCAATTTGCAGTCTGAAGTGCGACTGTCAACCTCAATGCAGGATCAACCTGCAGAAGGAGCGTGTATGTTGGATACCACAGCTGCTCGAGGCTCGCAGCCTGAAGTGCAACCACCAACCTCAACGCAGTGTCATCCGTCTGAAAGGACCCATGTGTCTGGCATGCCTGTGCTACAAAGTCATACTGTCCATCAGTGTATAGAACCTTCATTGGATTCACATGCCGGAGCAGAATCAACAGATATGTTGGGTGCGGTGACAGCTCCTGATCTGCAATTGGAAATACAACCATCAGCctcgattcatgatcgacctgcaGGAGCAGAAGGAGCAGGCACGTTAGGCAGCACGGCAGCCCAGGATCTGCAGCCTGAACGGCAATTATCAACCACAGTTCAGCATATCCCACTTGAAATCGGTCATGAGCAGCCTACCCAACTTCCCCCAATCCCGGCATTAGTGTTTCATAATCCAATACTTAGTGACGAGCCGCTGAAAAATGAGTTGGAAAAGATAATCCATTGGACCACTTTGCTTGATAAAGGCCATGAAGATAAG AGATCACAACTTCAGACAGAGCGCAACCAAGAAATAGAGAAGATAAACAGGAAGTATGACTCGTTACTTCAAAATGAAGATTCCGCTCATCGTCAGAAGCGGATCCAGCTCGATGTTATCTACCAGAAAGTTTACGTGAGCAAATCACTAGCTGAGAATTTCCGACGGCAGTTCACACCATCAGTTGCATCTCCAG GGAGATCGACGGGCCATATAATGGATCAGCTACCTGAGTCTTCTTCAGCGTCACAGGGCCCAGCATCGCTGCCGGTTATCCCATCACCAACCGTCAGAGCACAAGTGCATAATTCAGCTGGACCCTACGTCCGACCTTCACCGGTGGCATCACGGCCCGTCCAGTCACAGTCAACCATGCCTGGCAATCTCTCTGGAGCAGCGCCATCGCCTTTTGTTCCAGTGCCTTTGCTACATGCAAGCAACGGGCCCGGCGGATCACAGTCGCGCGCCATCCAGCCACAACCAGTCCCGCCCAGCATACTCGTCAGAACAATGGCACCTGCTATTTTGATGCCTGGGCCACAGGGCAGCCACGGCAGGCCTGCTGGAGCAGTACAGCTGCGTGCGGCCTCTCCTCATCTCCAGCACAGGATGCGGCCGCCACACGGCATCATCCACATGGactaccagcagcagcagcagcttccTGTCATCCCAGGGGTTCCAGCACGGGGACAGTTCGTCCCCGTGTCGACGGAGAGCCTAAGGCCGGCGTTTACGCAGCCAGGCGCCGCCGTGCTAGCCTCCATGACGACTCCGGCAGGCCCGGCTCACCAACCAACGCTGCCGTCAGCGTCAGGCTCAGGCCCAGCTACCCCGGCGTACATTGTGCCACCTGGCTGGCATCCGGAGGCCGTCTGGACTCCGAATCCCGTTCTCACATTGGCCCAGCTCCAGCagcaggcatcgtacctgaacaggGCCATGGGCGGCAGCGGCACCTCAGCAGGTCCGGCGGCGCCAGGAGGCCAGCAGCACGCTGGGGGCGCCCATATACCTGCCGTCCTCAACCTCCCAGGCTTGGAAGCGTTACCGCCGCCGAGCAACAACCCATACATGCCGGCCAGGTTCGGCCTGGAGcctggcagcggcggcggcggcaacgcAGCAGGCACGGAGGTCGTGTGCCTGTCCGACGACGAAGCTTAG